In the genome of Nycticebus coucang isolate mNycCou1 chromosome 12, mNycCou1.pri, whole genome shotgun sequence, one region contains:
- the LOC128561213 gene encoding heterogeneous nuclear ribonucleoprotein A1-like, protein MSKSESPKEPEQLRKLFIGGLSFETTDESLRSHSEQWGTLTDCVVMRDPNTKRSRGFGFVTYATVEEVDAAMNARPHKVDGRVVEPKGAVSREDSQRPGAHLTVKKIFVGGIKEDTEEHHLRDYFEQNGKIEVIEIMTDRGSGKKRGFAFVTFDDHDSVDKIVIQKYHTVNGHNCEVRKALSKQEMASASSSQRGRSGSGNFGGGRGGGFGGNDNFGRGGNFSGRGGFGGSRGGGGYGGSGDGYDGFGNDGSNFGGGGSYNDFGNYNNQSSNFGPMKGGNFGGRSSGPYGGGGQYFAKPRNQGGYGGSSSSSSYGSGRRF, encoded by the coding sequence ATGTCTAAGTCAGAGTCTCCTAAAGAGCCTGAACAGCTGCGGAAGCTATTCATTGGAGGGTTGAGCTTTGAAACGACTGATGAGAGTCTGAGGAGCCATTCTGAGCAATGGGGAACGCTCACAGACTGCGTGGTAATGAGAGATCCGAACACCAAGCGCTCCAGGGGCTTTGGGTTTGTCACATACGCCACCGTGGAGGAGGTGGATGCAGCAATGAATGCAAGGCCACACAAAGTGGATGGAAGAGTTGTGGAACCAAAGGGAGCTGTTTCCAGAGAGGATTCTCAAAGACCTGGTGCCCACTTAACTGTGAAAAAGATCTTTGTTGGTGGCATTAAAGAAGATACTGAAGAACATCACTTAAGAGACTATTTTGAACAGAATGGGAAAATTGAAGTGATTGAAATCATGACTGACCGAGGCAGTGGCAAGAAGAGGGGCTTTGCTTTTGTTACGTTTGATGACCATGATTCTGTGGATAAGATTGTCATTCAGAAATACCATACCGTGAATGGCCACAACTGTGAAGTAAGGAAAGCCCTGTCAAAGCAAGAGATGGCTAGTGCTTCCTCCAGCCAAAGAGGTCGAAGTGGTTCTGGAAACTTTGGTGGGGGTCGTGGAGGTGGTTTTGGTGGAAACGACAACTTTGGCCGTGGAGGAAACTTCAGTGGTCGTGGTGGCTTTGGTGGCAGCCGTGGTGGTGGTGGATatggtggcagtggggatggCTACGATGGATTTGGTAATGATGGAAGCAATTTTGGAGGTGGTGGAAGTTACAATGattttggcaattacaacaatCAGTCATCAAATTTTGGACCTATGaagggaggaaattttggaggcagAAGCTCTGGCCCTTATGGTGGTGGCGGCCAATACTTTGCCAAACCACGAAACCAAGGTGGCTATGGTGGTTCCAGTAGCAGCAGTAGCTATggcagtggcagaaggttttaa